A DNA window from Daucus carota subsp. sativus chromosome 3, DH1 v3.0, whole genome shotgun sequence contains the following coding sequences:
- the LOC108214953 gene encoding nuclear cap-binding protein subunit 1, translating into MSSWRTLILRIGEKCPEYGATVDFRDHIENCFGVLRRELDHIEADILKFLLECAEQLPHKIPLYGTVVGLLNLENDGFVKKVVETIQINLQGALDDGNCSRIRILMRFLTVLMCCKVVQPSALLVVFETLLSSAATIVDEEKGNPSWQACADFYITCILSCLPWGGSELIEQVPEEVERVIVGIEAYLSIRRHGSSAGLSVFDDSDSTGKAHSEKDFLEDLWGRIQDLSNNGWKLDSVPRPHLQFEAQLVAGKSHDFGPVSCPELPDSPAALSGIAFGKQKHDAELKYPQRIRRLNIFPASKTEDLQPIDRFVVEEYLLDVLLFLNGCRKECASYMVGLPVPFRYEYLMAETIFSQLLLLPQPPFKPVYYTLVIIDLCKALPGAFPAVVAGAVRALFDKIADLDMECRTRLILWFSHHLSNFQFIWPWEEWAYVLNLPKWAPKRVFVQEVLEREVRLSYWDKVKQSIENAPALEELLPPKGGPNLKYSVEDADKTELAFSSEIKAMVKGRKMAREVIVWMDENVVPAHGSDVALKVIVHTLLDIGSKSFTHLITVLERYGQVIAKICPDQEKQILLIDEVNCFWKNSTQMTALTIDRMMGYRLISNLAIVRWVFSPTNVELFHTSDRLWEILRNAINKTYHRISDLRKEITSLKRNVVSAEESVSKAQAELDAAEAKLMLVDGEPVVGENPVRMKRLKASAEKAKEEEVSVRETLEAKEALFARALEEIEALFLSMYKSFSYVLTGRLHDAFGDKESHGSNHADGMTIDLEDSSAMDLDQENGGPKKSTSTGGRASSGYSVTEKEQWCLSTLGYVKAFSRQYASEIWPHIEKLQAEVSGEDAHPLFLKALYSGLGVPTEL; encoded by the exons ATGAGTAGCTGGCGAACCCTAATTCTTCGAATTGGCGAAAAGTGCCCCGAATATGGCGCCACCGTTGATTTCAGAGATCACATT GAGAATTGCTTTGGTGTGCTTCGGCGGGAGCTAGATCATATCGAGGCTGATATCTTGAAG TTCCTTCTTGAATGTGCCGAGCAACTGCCTCACAAGATTCCTCTGTATGGGACAGTG GTTGGGTTGTTGAACCTGGAAAATGATGGATTTGTTAAGAAAGTAGTAGAAACCATCCAAATCAATTTGCAG GGAGCTCTAGATGATGGAAATTGCAGCAGGATCCGTATACTTATGCGATTTCTTACTGTTTTG ATGTGCTGCAAAGTTGTGCAACCAAGTGCATTACTTGTTGTCTTCGAAACGTTGCTGTCATCTGCTGCAACAATAGTGGATGAAGAGAAAGGAAATCCTTCTTGGCAAGCATGCGCTGACTTCTATATTACATGTATTCTGTCTTGCCTTCCTTGGGGAGGATCTGAACTAATCGAG CAAGTTCCTGAAGAGGTCGAAAGAGTTATAGTTGGGATCGAAGCATATTTGAGTATAAGGCGACACGGGTCTAGCGCTGGTCTTTCTGTCTTTGATGATTCTGACAGCACCGGTAAAGCTCATAGTGAAAAG GATTTTTTGGAAGATTTATGGGGGCGGATCCAAGACCTTTCTAACAATGGGTGGAAACTTGATAGTG TTCCTAGGCCACATCTTCAGTTTGAGGCACAACTGGTTGCGGGAAAATCTCATGACTTTGGTCCCGTCAGTTGCCCTGAGCTGCCAGATTCTCCTGCAGCCCTCTCTGGAATTGCCTTTGGCAAACAAAAGCATGACGCCGAACTGAAGTATCCTCAAAGGATCCGCAGGCTTAACATATTTCCTGCCAGTAAAACAGAG GACTTGCAGCCTATAGATCGCTTTGTGGTGGAAGAGTATCTGTTGGATGTGCTTTTATTCTTGAATGGCTG TCGAAAGGAATGTGCTTCCTACATGGTGGGTCTTCCTGTTCCTTTCCGTTACGAGTATCTAATGGCCGAGACAATATTCTCCCAG CTTCTTTTACTGCCTCAGCCTCCATTCAAGCCAGTCTATTACACATTGGTTATCATTGACCTCTGCAAG GCTCTTCCGGGTGCCTTTCCCGCAGTTGTGGCGGGTGCAGTTCGTGCtctttttgataaaattgctGATTTAGATATGGAGTGTCGAACCCGCCTTATCCTTTGGTTCTCACACCATTT atcaaattttcaattcatCTGGCCATGGGAAGAATGGGCTTACGTTTTGAACCTTCCAAAATGGGCTCCGAAACGTGTATTTGTTCAGGAGGTTTTAGAAAGAGAAGTTCGTTTGTCATATTGGGACAAAGTTAAGCAG AGCATTGAAAATGCCCCTGCACTAGAGGAGCTCCTTCCTCCAAAGGGTGGACCAAACCTGAAGTATAGTGTGGAAGATGCAGATAAAACAGAACTTGCCTTTTCTTCTGAGATCAAGGCCATGGTGAAAGGGAGGAAAATGGCTCGTGAAGTTATAGTTTGGATGGATGAAAACGTGGTCCCAGCTCATGGTTCGGATGTTGCTCTCAAAGTGATTGTTCATACCCTTCTTGACATTGGATCAAAGAGCTTTACTCATTTGATTACAGTCTTGGAGAGATATGGCCAGGTCATTGCAAAGATATGTCCTGACCAAGAAAAACAGATTTTGCTTATAGATGAAGTCAATTGTTTCTGGAAAAACAGCACTCAGATGACAGCCTTGACAATTGATAGAATGATGGGTTATCGGCTGATATCTAATTTGGCCATTGTAAGATGGGTCTTCTCCCCAACTAACGTTGAATTATTCCATACCTCTGATCGTCTATGGGAG ATTCTCAGAAACGCTATTAATAAAACATACCATCGTATTTCTGATCTAAGAAAAGAGATTACATCTCTCAAAAGAAATGTTGTATCTGCTGAAGAAAGTGTATCCAAAGCTCAAGCAGAATTGGATGCTGCCGAGGCAAAGCTTATGCTTGTTGACGGTGAACCTGTTGTTGGTGAAAATCCAGTGCGAATGAAGCGTTTGAAAGCGAGTGCTGAAAAGGCAAAGGAGGAGGAGGTATCTGTTCGAGAAACATTAGAGGCAAAGGAGGCTCTTTTTGCCAGAGCCCTTGAAGAGATTGAG GCTTTGTTTCTCTCCATGTATAAGAGCTTCTCATATGTGTTGACGGGACGCCTACATGATGCATTTGGAGATAAAGAGTCACATGGATCCAATCATGCTGATGGAATGACCATTGATCTTGAAGATTCATCTGCAATGGATCTTGACCAAGAAAACGGAGGTCCCAAAAAAAG TACTTCCACTGGGGGAAGGGCAAGCAGCGGTTACAGTGTAACTGAGAAAGAGCAGTGGTGCTTATCAACTCTGGGCTATGTCAAGGCCTTCTCAAGACAGTATGCTTCTGAG ATATGGCCTCACATTGAGAAGCTACAGGCAGAAGTATCAGGGGAAGACGCACATCCTCTTTTCCTGAAAGCTCTTTATTCAGGGTTAGGTGTACCTACAGAGTTGTAA
- the LOC108210391 gene encoding glyceraldehyde-3-phosphate dehydrogenase GAPCP2, chloroplastic, translating into MATSSLFRSTVSPAGCGGASRSELRPSGVPKVSSVSFCRGSLKSESSIFGASIPGNSSSLHKSSSRSIQTIQATATELPPTIQMSKSGGKTKIGINGFGRIGRLVLRIATFRDDIDVVAVNDPFVDAKYMAYMFKYDSTHGVYTESIKVLDDSTLEINGKKIKVTSKRNPAEIPWGEYGADFVVESSGIFTTIEKASEHIKGGAKKVVISAPSADAPMFVVGVNEETYKPNMDIVSNASCTTNCLAPLAKVVHEEFGILEGLMTTVHATTATQKTVDGPSMKDWRGGRGAGQNIIPSSTGAAKAVGKVLPELNGKLTGMAFRVPTANVSVVDLTCRLEKSASYEDVKAAIKYASEGPLHGILGYTDEDVVSNDFVGDSRSSIFDAQAGMGLTSSFMKLVSWYDNEWGYSNRVLDLIEHMALVAATN; encoded by the exons ATggccacttcttcacttttccgATCTACGGTTTCGCCGGCCGGCTGCGGCGGCGCCTCCAGGTCTGAGCTCCGGCCGTCTGGTGTTCCCAAG GTGTCTTCTGTTAGTTTCTGTCGAGGTTCATTGAAGTCCGAGTCGAGTATCTTTGGTGCTTCTATTCCTGGGAACTCATCATCATTACA CAAATCTAGTTCTCGTAGTATCCAAACAATCCAGGCTACTGCCACCGAATTGCCTCCTACAATTCAAA tgtCAAAAAGCGGTGGGAAGACAAAAATCGGAATCAATG GTTTTGGGAGAATTGGAAGGCTCGTGTTACGAATAGCAACTTTTAGAGATGATATCGACGTAGTGGCAGTCAATGATCCATTTGTTGATGCCAAGTACATG GCATACATGTTTAAATATGATTCTACTCATGGAGTATACACAGAATCCATTAAAGTGTTGGACGATTCTACTCTAGAAATAAATGGAAAAAAGATTAAGGTTACTAGCAAAAG GAACCCTGCAGAAATTCCATGGGGTGAATATGGGGCAGACTTTGTTGTTGAGTCTTCTGGGATTTTCACAACGATTGAGAAGGCTTCTGAACACATAAAG GGTGGAGCCAAGAAAGTCGTGATTTCAGCTCCATCAGCTGATGCTCCTATGTTTGTTGTGGGGGTTAATGAGGAAACATACAAACCAAACATGGACATCGTATCTAATGCTAGCTGCACTACCAATTGCCTGGCTCCTCTTGCCAAA GTGGTTCACGAGGAGTTTGGCATTCTTGAAGGGTTGATGACTACCGTGCATGCAACTACAG CTACACAGAAGACGGTTGATGGCCCTTCCATGAAAGATTGGCGTGGAGGACGAGGTGCAGGGCAAAATATTATCCCTAGTTCAACTGGTGCTGCAAAG GCTGTTGGTAAAGTGCTGCCGGAGCTCAATGGAAAGCTCACTGGAATGGCTTTTCGTGTCCCGACAGCAAATGTTTCTGTTGTGGATTTAACTTGTCGACTTGAGAAGAGTGCTTCATATGAAGATGTCAAAGCGGCAATAAA GTATGCATCCGAGGGCCCACTTCATGGGATTCTTGGATACACTGATGAGGATGTTGTTTCAAATGATTTTGTTGGTGACTCAAG GTCAAGTATATTCGATGCACAAGCTGGGATGGGGCTGACTTCTTCTTTCATGAAGCTTGTCTCCTGGTATGACAATGAATGGGGTTACAG CAACCGTGTACTGGACCTGATAGAACACATGGCATTGGTAGCGGCTACCAACTAA